A genomic window from Pseudomonadales bacterium includes:
- the tgt gene encoding tRNA guanosine(34) transglycosylase Tgt: protein MSFELLHTEGAARRGRLTTAHGTIETPVFMPCGTYGTVKAMSPEMLERAGTQILLGNTFHLMLRPGDERIRSFGGLHEFMQWPHPILTDSGGFQVFSLGELRKISEEGVVFRSPINGDKVTLTPERSIDVQLNLGSDVVMVFDECTPYPAKVSQARDSMELSLRWAARCRDAFDECVPARAADRPLLFGIVQGGMHAQLRRESLAGLLEIGFDGYALGGLSVGESKAEMLEVLDGIAPQLPSAKPRYLMGVGTPADLVAGVAAGIDMFDCVMPTRNARNGHVFTSRGVLKIRNAGHREDMGPLDADCDCYTCSRFSRAYLHHLERCGEILGSMLMTEHNLHYYHGLMSRLRESIETGTFRSLTESLEKDWNSHHEPV from the coding sequence GTGAGTTTTGAACTGCTGCACACAGAGGGTGCCGCCCGCCGGGGTCGCCTGACGACGGCGCACGGCACGATCGAAACACCGGTGTTCATGCCCTGTGGCACTTACGGCACCGTCAAGGCCATGAGCCCGGAAATGCTGGAGCGCGCGGGCACCCAGATTCTGCTCGGCAATACCTTTCATCTCATGCTGCGACCGGGGGATGAGCGGATCAGATCCTTCGGTGGCCTCCATGAGTTCATGCAGTGGCCGCACCCCATACTGACTGACAGCGGCGGCTTCCAGGTATTCAGCCTGGGCGAACTGCGCAAGATTTCGGAAGAAGGTGTGGTATTCCGTTCACCGATCAATGGCGACAAGGTCACGCTGACACCGGAACGCTCGATCGACGTTCAGCTCAATCTCGGTTCTGACGTGGTGATGGTGTTCGACGAATGCACACCCTATCCCGCGAAAGTCTCCCAGGCCCGGGATTCCATGGAGCTCTCTCTGCGCTGGGCGGCGCGCTGTCGTGATGCTTTCGACGAGTGCGTGCCTGCCCGGGCGGCGGACCGGCCGCTGCTGTTCGGCATCGTGCAGGGTGGCATGCATGCCCAGCTGCGCAGGGAGAGCCTTGCCGGGCTGCTGGAGATCGGCTTCGATGGCTATGCGCTGGGCGGGCTTTCGGTGGGTGAGTCGAAAGCCGAGATGCTCGAAGTGCTCGATGGTATTGCACCCCAGCTGCCCTCTGCAAAACCGCGCTATCTGATGGGGGTGGGCACACCCGCAGACCTGGTGGCGGGGGTGGCAGCGGGCATCGACATGTTCGACTGTGTGATGCCCACGAGAAACGCCCGCAATGGCCATGTTTTTACCTCCCGGGGTGTGCTGAAAATCCGCAATGCCGGACACCGGGAGGATATGGGGCCGCTGGATGCGGACTGTGACTGCTATACCTGCAGCCGCTTCTCCCGCGCCTACCTGCATCATCTCGAGCGCTGTGGCGAAATACTCGGCAGCATGCTGATGACCGAGCACAATCTGCATTACTACCACGGCCTGATGTCCCGTTTGCGCGAGTCTATTGAAACGGGTACATTTCGCAGCCTCACCGAATCCCTCGAAAAAGACTGGAATTCCCACCATGAGCCTGTTTGA
- the yajC gene encoding preprotein translocase subunit YajC: protein MSLFETTAYAADAGAPADAGLINLLFLGGFVLIFYFLLWRPQSKRRKEHQALMSGLAKGDEVVTAGGVVGQINKVEDDFVKLQVAKNMELRVQKSAIGATLPKGTLKSLDEA from the coding sequence ATGAGCCTGTTTGAAACCACGGCCTACGCGGCTGACGCCGGAGCGCCCGCGGATGCCGGACTGATCAATCTGCTGTTTCTCGGCGGCTTCGTACTGATTTTCTACTTCCTTCTGTGGCGACCCCAGAGCAAGCGCCGCAAAGAACATCAGGCGCTGATGAGCGGCCTGGCGAAGGGCGACGAGGTCGTGACCGCGGGGGGAGTGGTCGGACAGATCAACAAGGTGGAAGATGACTTCGTGAAACTCCAGGTCGCGAAAAACATGGAACTGCGGGTGCAGAAGAGCGCGATCGGAGCCACCCTGCCGAAGGGCACGCTGAAATCGCTTGACGAGGCCTGA
- the secD gene encoding protein translocase subunit SecD, whose product MARTPTPAGTNLLGLPRAAQRPPNTSSIWRYLFIAFLVTLGAIYAAPNLFQPDSALQLRAISSIATGAADELTREALDEAVSALRVGGVPVTGYELTDGTALIRVENDEAQLRGQEILRRTLNAGEQRFVIALTRASTIPAWLVDIGGKQMSLGLDLSGGVHFLLEVDMAKFLGDRMLSNQEAIRDLLVESRLRYTNRDWVNGAQLRITFQDAAARDEAGDLIGEQFDQYLVQARDIDGQPGLILTMAEDKIRELEDLAITQNLQSLRNRVNELGVSEPLVQRLGRSRIVLDLPGIQDSARAKEIINKFANLEFRLVAGPGARASQTERHEYNGAPVDLETRNIVTGDQVTNALQDFDPETGQPQVSITLDNDGGRAMNEVTKDNVGNSMAILFKELQVRTRTVMKDGVETQVPYTVEHKRLINVATIQSALGFRFRITGLELGEARDLALLLRAGALAAPMYIVEERTVGASLGDENIAAGQQSMLIGVAIVMLFMLFYYRMFGLAANLALMANVMLLVAIMSVLGATLTLPGIAGIVLTVGMAVDANVLIFSRIREELVERSPQAAIQVGFDRALLTILDANITTFFVAIILFSLGSGPVKGFAVTLAIGIVTSVFTAVMGTRALVNLMYGGRKLERLKI is encoded by the coding sequence ATGGCTAGGACGCCCACCCCGGCAGGCACCAACCTGCTGGGTCTACCCCGGGCGGCCCAGCGCCCCCCGAATACTTCCTCCATCTGGCGCTACCTGTTTATCGCCTTCCTGGTGACGCTGGGTGCGATCTACGCGGCTCCCAATCTGTTTCAGCCGGACAGCGCGCTGCAGTTGCGGGCAATTTCCAGTATCGCTACGGGTGCGGCGGATGAACTCACCCGGGAAGCCCTCGACGAAGCAGTTTCGGCGTTGCGGGTCGGCGGGGTACCGGTCACCGGCTATGAACTGACGGATGGTACGGCGCTGATCCGGGTCGAGAATGACGAGGCGCAACTGCGCGGCCAGGAGATTCTGCGTCGCACGCTCAATGCAGGCGAGCAGCGTTTCGTGATTGCGCTCACCCGGGCGTCCACCATTCCTGCCTGGCTCGTGGACATCGGTGGCAAACAGATGTCACTCGGCCTCGACCTGTCCGGTGGCGTGCACTTCCTGCTGGAAGTGGATATGGCCAAATTTCTCGGCGATCGGATGCTGTCGAATCAGGAGGCGATCCGCGATCTGCTGGTCGAATCCCGTCTGCGCTACACGAACCGGGACTGGGTAAATGGCGCCCAGCTGCGCATCACCTTTCAGGACGCGGCAGCCCGCGACGAGGCCGGTGATCTGATCGGTGAACAGTTCGATCAGTATCTGGTGCAGGCCCGGGACATCGACGGTCAGCCTGGCCTGATTCTGACGATGGCGGAGGACAAGATCCGGGAACTCGAGGATCTCGCCATCACCCAGAACCTCCAGAGCCTCCGCAACCGGGTCAATGAACTCGGTGTCTCGGAACCCCTGGTGCAGCGTCTGGGCCGGTCGCGCATCGTGCTGGATCTGCCCGGCATCCAGGACAGTGCCAGGGCCAAGGAGATCATCAACAAGTTCGCGAACCTGGAATTCCGACTGGTGGCAGGCCCGGGCGCGCGGGCATCCCAGACCGAGCGCCACGAATACAACGGTGCCCCCGTCGATCTGGAAACCCGCAACATCGTCACGGGTGACCAGGTCACCAACGCGCTGCAGGACTTCGATCCCGAGACCGGCCAGCCCCAGGTCAGCATCACCCTGGACAATGACGGCGGCCGTGCGATGAACGAGGTCACCAAGGATAACGTGGGCAACTCCATGGCCATCCTCTTCAAGGAACTGCAGGTGCGAACCCGCACAGTGATGAAGGATGGCGTGGAAACCCAGGTGCCTTATACGGTAGAGCACAAAAGGCTGATCAATGTGGCCACCATTCAATCGGCCCTCGGTTTCCGGTTCCGGATCACCGGGCTGGAGCTCGGTGAGGCGCGGGATCTGGCATTGCTGCTGCGCGCCGGTGCACTTGCGGCACCCATGTATATCGTCGAAGAACGCACGGTCGGCGCGAGTCTCGGCGACGAGAACATCGCCGCCGGCCAGCAGTCGATGCTGATCGGGGTCGCGATCGTGATGCTCTTCATGCTCTTCTACTATCGGATGTTCGGACTCGCCGCCAACCTCGCACTGATGGCGAACGTGATGCTGCTGGTGGCCATCATGTCGGTTCTGGGCGCCACCCTGACGCTGCCCGGTATCGCGGGCATCGTGCTAACCGTCGGTATGGCCGTGGATGCCAACGTGCTGATTTTCTCGCGGATCCGGGAGGAGCTTGTTGAACGTTCTCCCCAGGCTGCCATTCAGGTCGGTTTCGATCGGGCCCTGCTGACCATTCTCGATGCCAACATCACCACTTTCTTCGTCGCCATCATTCTGTTCTCCCTCGGCAGTGGACCGGTGAAAGGCTTCGCGGTGACTCTGGCCATCGGCATCGTAACCTCGGTGTTCACGGCGGTGATGGGGACCCGGGCGCTGGTGAATCTGATGTACGGCGGCCGCAAGCTGGAAAGGTTGAAAATCTGA
- the secF gene encoding protein translocase subunit SecF: MRDLKIDFLGIRKWTMGLSGVLLLFSIVELSMNGLNLGLDFTGGTLVEVEFEESVDPQDIRQLLASSGYENGVVQFFGTDRDLLIRMPPQASVDQALLGDQILETLQNTYPKVVLRQSNYVGPAVGDELVEDAGLAVLSALIVVMLYILFRFTKQFSAGAVISLVHDVIITLGIFAMMGWTFDLSVLAAVLAVIGYSLNDTIVVCDRIRENFRTIRRGTTEEIINTSINQTLDRTLVTSMTTLFVLLALLIAGGESIFGFAVALTMGIVIGTYSSIYIAAVVLLLMKVTREDLIVPEKENADNPMP, from the coding sequence ATGCGCGATCTGAAGATTGATTTTCTCGGCATACGCAAGTGGACGATGGGACTGTCCGGCGTGCTGCTGCTGTTCTCGATCGTCGAACTGAGCATGAATGGTCTCAATCTTGGACTCGATTTTACCGGCGGCACCCTGGTGGAAGTGGAATTCGAGGAGTCGGTGGACCCCCAGGACATCCGGCAACTGCTCGCGAGTTCGGGGTACGAAAACGGTGTGGTGCAGTTTTTCGGCACCGATCGGGATCTGCTCATCCGCATGCCGCCGCAAGCGAGTGTGGATCAGGCGCTCCTGGGTGATCAGATTCTTGAAACCCTGCAGAACACTTACCCGAAGGTGGTGCTGCGCCAATCCAACTACGTTGGCCCCGCTGTCGGCGACGAGCTGGTCGAGGATGCGGGACTTGCGGTACTTTCCGCCCTCATCGTGGTAATGCTCTATATCCTGTTCCGGTTCACCAAACAGTTTTCGGCAGGTGCCGTGATCTCTCTGGTTCACGATGTGATCATCACCCTCGGTATTTTCGCGATGATGGGCTGGACGTTCGATCTTTCCGTGCTGGCTGCGGTGCTCGCAGTGATCGGTTATTCCCTGAACGACACCATCGTGGTCTGTGATCGGATCCGGGAGAACTTCCGTACCATCCGCCGTGGCACCACCGAGGAGATCATCAATACCTCGATCAATCAGACCCTGGACCGCACCCTGGTCACCTCGATGACCACCCTGTTCGTGCTGCTTGCACTGCTGATTGCCGGTGGCGAGAGCATCTTCGGTTTTGCGGTGGCGCTGACCATGGGCATCGTGATCGGCACCTATTCCTCCATCTACATCGCTGCGGTGGTACTGCTGCTGATGAAGGTGACCCGGGAAGATCTGATCGTGCCGGAGAAGGAAAACGCCGATAACCCGATGCCTTGA
- a CDS encoding inositol monophosphatase family protein — MEGMAHIALRAARQASQAMLRSFDRLDLVKVEHKARNDFVSQVDRDAEAVITEMLHKTYPDHAITGEELGASIAASNGSEYSWVIDPLDGTTNFLQGIPHFCISIAVMKGRHIEHAVIVDPLRNEEFVASRGQGAQLNGRRMRVSDTIRLDEAVLSTGIPPGSVGTRLDSYMNVLAHFTGTCRAVRRLGSAALDLAYVAAGRVDGFWEPGLQPWDIAAGVLLIREAGGFVGDFSGGESFMKSGDIVAANPKLFKALVQGIRAQGGIHAD, encoded by the coding sequence ATGGAAGGAATGGCACACATCGCACTTCGCGCCGCCCGGCAGGCGAGCCAGGCGATGCTGCGTTCATTCGACAGACTCGATCTGGTGAAGGTGGAACACAAGGCGCGCAACGATTTCGTCTCCCAGGTGGACCGGGACGCGGAAGCAGTGATCACCGAGATGCTTCACAAGACCTATCCGGACCACGCCATTACCGGTGAAGAACTGGGCGCTTCGATCGCCGCCAGCAATGGCAGCGAATACTCCTGGGTGATCGACCCGCTCGATGGCACCACCAATTTTCTCCAGGGCATCCCCCATTTCTGCATCTCGATTGCGGTCATGAAGGGTCGCCACATCGAACACGCCGTGATCGTCGATCCACTTCGCAACGAAGAATTCGTGGCCAGCCGGGGCCAGGGCGCACAGCTCAACGGCCGGCGCATGCGGGTCTCAGACACCATCAGGCTGGACGAAGCGGTGCTCTCCACCGGCATTCCACCCGGATCCGTGGGTACCAGACTGGACAGCTACATGAACGTACTCGCCCACTTCACCGGCACCTGCCGGGCCGTGCGGCGACTGGGTTCTGCCGCACTGGATCTCGCTTATGTCGCTGCCGGCCGGGTGGATGGATTCTGGGAGCCGGGCCTGCAGCCCTGGGACATTGCCGCCGGCGTGCTGCTGATCCGGGAAGCGGGCGGCTTCGTGGGCGACTTTTCCGGTGGTGAGTCCTTCATGAAGAGCGGTGACATCGTCGCCGCCAATCCGAAGCTGTTCAAAGCTCTGGTGCAGGGCATCCGGGCACAGGGCGGCATTCACGCCGACTAA
- a CDS encoding RNA methyltransferase, producing the protein MKQSLLADVRIVLVEPSHPGNIGGVARAMKTMGLSDLALVNPGRFPDPQAEWRAAGAQDVLESARVYPSLDDALADRQWIVGTSTRARRIPWPVESAESVVGDLLRRLPRARSAILFGRETSGLSNDELQRCNCHLVIPANPEYPSLNLAMAVQVVCYELCRQSQEAGDVVTAGWDRDPASAAQTEALLEHFERVLVASGFLDASNPGQTMTRFRRLMTRFEFDEMEVQMLRGVLRKLAPAAAGD; encoded by the coding sequence GTGAAGCAGAGTTTGCTGGCGGATGTGCGGATAGTGCTGGTCGAGCCCAGCCATCCCGGCAACATCGGTGGTGTGGCACGGGCGATGAAGACCATGGGTCTGAGTGATCTGGCGCTGGTGAATCCCGGACGATTTCCGGATCCCCAGGCCGAGTGGCGGGCTGCGGGCGCCCAGGATGTGCTCGAATCAGCCCGCGTCTACCCCAGTCTCGATGACGCCCTGGCGGATCGGCAATGGATCGTCGGCACCAGCACCCGGGCCCGGCGCATTCCCTGGCCGGTGGAATCTGCTGAATCAGTGGTTGGCGATCTCCTCAGGCGACTGCCACGGGCCCGCAGCGCCATCCTGTTCGGGCGGGAGACCAGCGGTCTGTCCAATGACGAACTGCAGCGCTGCAATTGCCATCTCGTGATCCCGGCGAATCCCGAATATCCCTCCCTCAATCTGGCGATGGCGGTACAGGTGGTCTGTTATGAGCTGTGCCGTCAGTCCCAGGAAGCCGGGGATGTGGTCACCGCCGGCTGGGACAGGGATCCTGCAAGTGCGGCCCAGACCGAGGCCCTGCTCGAACACTTCGAAAGGGTGCTGGTGGCTTCGGGTTTTCTCGATGCCAGTAATCCGGGGCAGACCATGACCCGCTTCCGGCGTCTGATGACCCGCTTCGAGTTCGATGAAATGGAAGTGCAGATGCTGCGCGGTGTACTGCGCAAGCTGGCCCCGGCCGCCGCCGGGGACTGA
- a CDS encoding Rrf2 family transcriptional regulator, translated as MRLTTKGRYAVTAVLDIALHGAQGPVSVMDIAERQAISAAYLEQLFSKLKKCALLGSVRGPGGGYQLERALEDISVSEIITAVGDGVDATRCHGAGDCQEGVMCLTHELWTDLSGEIDGFLKDISLADLVRRREIRHIAHRQDQQLIRARHL; from the coding sequence ATGCGACTGACCACAAAAGGGCGATACGCCGTGACTGCCGTGCTGGACATCGCGCTGCATGGCGCTCAGGGTCCGGTGAGTGTCATGGATATCGCCGAGCGACAGGCGATCTCCGCGGCCTACCTGGAACAGCTTTTCAGCAAGCTGAAGAAGTGCGCTCTGCTCGGCAGTGTGCGCGGGCCGGGGGGTGGCTATCAGCTCGAACGCGCCCTCGAAGATATCAGTGTTTCGGAGATCATCACGGCAGTGGGTGATGGCGTCGATGCGACCCGCTGTCATGGTGCAGGGGACTGCCAGGAAGGGGTGATGTGTCTGACCCATGAGCTGTGGACGGATCTGTCCGGTGAAATCGATGGGTTTCTCAAGGACATTTCCCTGGCCGATCTGGTCAGACGACGGGAAATCCGGCACATCGCCCACCGGCAGGATCAGCAGCTGATCCGCGCCCGCCACCTCTGA
- a CDS encoding IscS subfamily cysteine desulfurase — MRTPVYLDYAATTPVDPRVAQKMSACLLVEGNFGNPASRSHLYGWRAEEAVEEARTQVAALINADPREIVWTSGATESDNLALKGLADGSAKRHIVTSSIEHKAVLDTCAYLEGKGFEVTYLTPGGNGLVAPAQVAEALRPDTLLVSIMHVNNEIGVVNDIAAIGALCRKAGVLMHTDAAQSAGKVLIDVRTMALDMVSLSAHKMYGPKGMGALYVRREPPVHLTPLIHGGGHERGMRSGTLATHQIVGMGEAAAIMARSMQEENARILELRQRLWSHLRQIPGSVLHGDPDRRLPGLLNVGFPGVDGETLLLALDDVALSSGSACTSASVEPSYVLRALGVPDALAHASLRFTLGRFSTAEEVDFAAARVAEVVLKLRARETDRAAT, encoded by the coding sequence GTGCGCACTCCCGTGTACCTGGACTATGCGGCGACGACACCGGTCGATCCGCGGGTCGCTCAGAAGATGAGCGCCTGCCTGCTGGTGGAAGGCAATTTCGGAAATCCCGCTTCCCGCTCCCATCTCTATGGCTGGCGGGCCGAAGAAGCGGTGGAAGAGGCCCGCACCCAGGTGGCGGCACTGATCAATGCGGATCCCAGGGAGATTGTCTGGACGTCCGGGGCCACCGAGTCGGACAACCTGGCGCTCAAAGGCCTCGCGGATGGGTCCGCGAAGCGCCACATCGTCACCAGCAGCATCGAGCACAAGGCTGTGCTCGACACCTGTGCCTATCTCGAAGGCAAAGGCTTCGAAGTCACCTATCTGACGCCCGGCGGGAACGGGCTGGTCGCTCCCGCACAGGTTGCCGAGGCGTTGCGCCCGGATACGCTGCTGGTCTCCATCATGCACGTCAACAATGAGATTGGTGTGGTGAATGACATCGCGGCAATCGGCGCTCTGTGCCGGAAGGCTGGGGTGCTGATGCATACCGATGCTGCTCAGAGCGCGGGCAAGGTGCTCATCGATGTGCGCACGATGGCGCTGGATATGGTGTCTCTGTCTGCGCACAAAATGTATGGACCCAAGGGCATGGGTGCGCTCTACGTCCGACGCGAGCCGCCCGTGCACCTCACCCCGCTGATTCATGGCGGGGGTCATGAGCGCGGTATGCGCTCCGGCACGCTGGCCACGCATCAGATCGTCGGCATGGGTGAGGCGGCCGCAATCATGGCGCGCAGCATGCAGGAAGAGAACGCCCGCATACTCGAACTGCGCCAGCGTCTGTGGTCACACCTGCGGCAGATCCCGGGCTCGGTACTGCACGGTGATCCGGATCGCAGACTGCCCGGACTCCTGAATGTCGGATTCCCGGGCGTGGATGGCGAAACGCTGTTGCTCGCCCTCGATGATGTGGCGCTGAGCAGCGGTTCCGCCTGTACCTCGGCGAGTGTCGAGCCGAGCTATGTGCTGCGGGCGCTGGGCGTGCCGGATGCACTTGCCCATGCCTCATTGCGTTTCACCCTGGGCCGCTTCAGTACCGCTGAGGAGGTTGATTTCGCCGCCGCCCGGGTGGCTGAGGTGGTGCTCAAACTGCGTGCACGGGAGACCGATCGCGCAGCGACCTGA
- the ndk gene encoding nucleoside-diphosphate kinase, whose translation MAVERTFSIVKPDAVVRNHIGEIYSRFEKNGLAIVAAKMLRLSEAQAQGFYAEHKARPFFADLVAYMTSGPVMVQVLEGEGAILKNRELMGATNPANAAPGTIRADFAESVEANAVHGSDSAESAAREIAYFFKPEELCPRS comes from the coding sequence ATGGCGGTTGAACGCACGTTTTCGATAGTCAAACCCGATGCGGTGGTGCGTAACCACATTGGCGAAATCTACAGCCGGTTCGAAAAGAACGGCCTGGCGATAGTAGCCGCCAAGATGCTGCGCCTGAGTGAAGCGCAGGCCCAGGGGTTTTATGCCGAACACAAAGCCCGCCCCTTCTTCGCAGACCTGGTCGCCTATATGACCTCCGGTCCGGTGATGGTGCAGGTACTCGAAGGCGAAGGTGCGATCCTGAAAAATCGCGAACTCATGGGTGCCACCAATCCGGCGAATGCAGCACCGGGTACGATCCGCGCGGACTTCGCGGAGTCGGTGGAAGCCAATGCCGTGCACGGCTCCGACTCAGCGGAATCCGCAGCGCGGGAGATTGCCTATTTCTTCAAGCCTGAAGAGCTCTGCCCGCGGAGCTGA
- the rlmN gene encoding 23S rRNA (adenine(2503)-C(2))-methyltransferase RlmN: MTAAAPMDTAQQPERVNLFGLPRAGLEAFTAIVDEKPYRAHQIMKWAYHQRVRDFAEMTNLSRAFRNWLGERSSFALPEVVQRFDSADGTIKWVVRVGNGNCVEMVLIPEKGRNTLCVSSQVGCMLDCTFCSTGKQGFNGNLSAAEIVGQVWLANEALLERGETVTNVVFMGMGEPLLNFDAVLSAAQLMMDDLAFGLSKRRVTVSTAGVVPGIYRLAETTDVSLAISLHAPNDALRDTLVPLNRKYPIDELLKACRHYVGTLGDKRSLTMEYTLMKGVNDSLELARELADLLRDVRCKINLIPFNPFPASGFERPDAETVRDFQTYLMNAGYATMLRTTRGDDISAACGQLVGNVADRTRRQARYLARVRAEEVG; encoded by the coding sequence ATGACCGCCGCCGCTCCTATGGATACAGCGCAACAGCCCGAACGGGTAAATCTGTTCGGACTGCCTCGCGCAGGGCTGGAAGCGTTCACGGCGATTGTGGATGAGAAACCCTATCGGGCGCACCAGATCATGAAGTGGGCCTACCACCAGCGGGTGCGTGACTTCGCGGAGATGACCAATCTGTCCCGGGCATTCCGCAACTGGCTCGGTGAGCGGTCGTCGTTTGCACTGCCGGAAGTGGTACAGCGTTTCGACTCTGCAGACGGCACGATCAAATGGGTGGTGCGGGTCGGCAATGGTAACTGTGTCGAGATGGTGCTCATTCCGGAGAAGGGTCGGAACACACTCTGTGTATCGTCTCAGGTGGGCTGCATGCTCGACTGTACGTTCTGTTCCACCGGCAAACAGGGATTCAACGGCAATCTGAGTGCTGCGGAGATCGTCGGCCAGGTCTGGCTGGCGAATGAGGCGCTGCTGGAGCGTGGTGAGACAGTCACCAATGTGGTGTTCATGGGCATGGGTGAGCCCCTGCTCAACTTCGACGCTGTGCTCAGCGCCGCACAGCTGATGATGGACGATCTGGCTTTCGGACTGTCGAAACGCCGGGTGACCGTGAGCACTGCGGGTGTGGTACCAGGCATCTATCGACTTGCGGAGACCACCGACGTGTCTCTGGCAATTTCCCTGCATGCGCCCAACGACGCATTGCGTGACACCCTGGTGCCGCTGAATCGCAAGTACCCCATCGATGAACTGCTGAAGGCCTGCAGACACTATGTCGGCACATTGGGTGATAAGCGTTCGCTGACCATGGAGTACACCCTCATGAAAGGGGTCAACGACTCCCTGGAACTGGCTCGGGAGCTGGCCGATCTGCTCAGAGATGTACGCTGCAAGATCAATCTGATTCCGTTCAATCCTTTTCCTGCCTCGGGCTTCGAGAGACCCGACGCGGAGACGGTGCGGGATTTTCAGACCTATCTGATGAATGCCGGCTATGCCACCATGCTGCGCACCACCCGGGGTGACGATATCAGTGCCGCCTGTGGTCAGCTGGTAGGCAATGTTGCGGATCGCACCCGGCGTCAGGCGCGATATCTCGCGCGAGTTCGAGCGGAGGAAGTTGGATGA
- the pilW gene encoding type IV pilus biogenesis/stability protein PilW: MSTARDAMTATLIRGRQVLAGLFCLVLLGGCVTQSTGGLPDPGTTEERVQAQLQLARGYIETGKNDQARRPLNKALRIDPKSVEAHVLLALIYEMEGENVLAEKHFKQALGYDPRNSQALNNYGSFLYARGRYSEAVDRFRVLVKDTNYRARPQAYENLGFAELRAGQTAAAKDSFSRALQLNPTQPRSSLELAQIHYDNRDLLAAQENYDAFRTQSRQTARSLCLGMKLAHRSGNTDQLASYSLALKNLFPDSVEARECEVGG; encoded by the coding sequence ATGAGCACAGCCCGAGACGCCATGACGGCAACCCTGATTCGAGGCAGGCAGGTGCTGGCTGGCCTGTTCTGCCTGGTTTTGCTGGGAGGCTGTGTCACCCAGAGCACCGGTGGTCTTCCGGATCCCGGCACGACCGAGGAGCGCGTGCAGGCCCAGTTGCAGCTCGCCCGTGGCTACATCGAAACCGGCAAGAACGATCAGGCTCGGCGCCCGCTCAACAAAGCGCTGCGCATAGATCCGAAGTCGGTCGAAGCGCACGTGCTGCTGGCGCTCATCTACGAAATGGAAGGTGAGAATGTACTGGCGGAGAAGCACTTCAAGCAGGCGCTCGGCTACGACCCGCGCAATTCCCAGGCACTGAACAATTACGGATCCTTTCTCTATGCGCGCGGGCGCTACAGTGAGGCGGTGGATCGCTTCCGGGTGCTGGTGAAGGACACCAACTACCGGGCGCGCCCCCAGGCTTACGAGAACCTCGGATTCGCGGAACTGCGTGCCGGTCAGACGGCTGCGGCAAAAGACTCCTTCAGCCGGGCGCTGCAGCTCAATCCCACCCAGCCCCGCTCCAGTCTCGAGCTTGCCCAGATTCACTATGACAACCGGGACCTGCTCGCGGCCCAGGAAAATTACGATGCATTCCGCACCCAGTCGCGGCAGACGGCACGGAGCCTGTGCCTGGGTATGAAGCTGGCACACAGGTCTGGAAATACCGACCAGTTGGCCAGCTACAGCCTGGCTTTGAAGAATCTGTTCCCGGACTCGGTTGAGGCCAGGGAATGTGAGGTGGGTGGTTGA